The following coding sequences lie in one Caldilineales bacterium genomic window:
- a CDS encoding helix-turn-helix transcriptional regulator — protein sequence MQDPKTNFDRFLERKLKDPEYRARFEAADHAWDIALQLAALRQARGLTQKQVADLLGTRQQAIARLEDPTYSGHSLSMVRRYVEALGASLDVVVVPLERADAYSAQHGVKPLLATG from the coding sequence ATGCAAGACCCAAAGACCAATTTCGACCGTTTTCTGGAGCGCAAACTGAAGGATCCTGAGTATCGCGCCCGCTTCGAGGCAGCCGACCATGCCTGGGACATTGCCTTGCAACTCGCGGCCTTACGCCAGGCCCGCGGGTTGACGCAAAAACAGGTCGCCGATCTGCTGGGCACCAGGCAACAGGCCATTGCCCGCCTCGAAGACCCGACCTACAGCGGCCACAGTCTGAGCATGGTGCGCCGCTACGTCGAGGCCCTCGGCGCGAGCCTGGATGTGGTCGTGGTGCCGCTCGAAAGAGCCGACGCCTATTCTGCTCAACACGGCGTCAAACCCTTGCTGGCAACGGGTTGA
- the atpC gene encoding ATP synthase F1 subunit epsilon, whose translation MSTIHFEFVTQDRVVYKGDASMVLVPGADGVIGVLPKHAPLMAVVNPGEVLVRKEGEADQFFVTGGGFVEVRPDKVILLARSGESSAEIDVVRAEAAKRRAEEFLASPEHARDPEVRVAMEAALRRSAARLQIAHRRHGGRTPGRRGVDFTPSE comes from the coding sequence ATGTCCACCATCCATTTCGAGTTCGTCACCCAGGATCGGGTTGTCTACAAGGGCGATGCCAGCATGGTGCTCGTGCCGGGCGCCGACGGCGTCATCGGTGTGTTGCCCAAACATGCACCCTTGATGGCGGTGGTGAACCCTGGCGAGGTGTTGGTGCGCAAAGAGGGCGAAGCCGACCAGTTTTTCGTCACCGGCGGCGGTTTTGTCGAGGTGCGCCCCGACAAGGTCATCCTCCTGGCCCGGTCGGGCGAATCGTCCGCGGAGATCGACGTCGTCCGGGCCGAAGCCGCCAAGCGCCGGGCCGAGGAATTCCTGGCCAGCCCCGAACACGCCCGCGACCCCGAAGTACGGGTGGCGATGGAGGCCGCGCTCCGGCGCTCGGCCGCCCGTCTGCAAATCGCCCATCGTCGTCACGGCGGACGAACACCGGGCCGGCGCGGGGTCGATTTCACGCCCTCGGAATGA
- the atpH gene encoding ATP synthase F1 subunit delta has product MERTPQAYAHGILAAVLEPWVDGLGKVGDALRHDGNLRARLDDAALDPEARMALLQTLAPTGAPAELGNFLGVLTAHGDLRLLDEVQATLASVITAETAGPLAATVTSAVPLAADEQSKLAAQLATQFGANLNIDFRVDADILGGLVVRVGDKLIDDSVRGRIDALRQSLGVRR; this is encoded by the coding sequence ATGGAAAGGACGCCTCAAGCTTACGCCCATGGCATCCTGGCCGCCGTGCTGGAGCCGTGGGTCGATGGTCTGGGCAAGGTTGGCGACGCCCTGCGCCACGACGGCAACCTGCGCGCCAGGCTCGACGACGCCGCCCTGGACCCAGAGGCCAGGATGGCGCTCTTGCAGACGCTGGCGCCCACCGGCGCGCCCGCCGAACTGGGCAACTTCCTGGGCGTACTGACGGCCCATGGCGACCTGCGCCTGTTGGACGAGGTTCAAGCCACCCTGGCGAGCGTCATCACCGCCGAGACCGCCGGCCCCCTGGCCGCCACCGTCACCAGCGCCGTCCCGCTTGCAGCCGACGAGCAAAGCAAGCTGGCCGCCCAACTGGCCACGCAGTTTGGCGCCAACCTGAACATCGACTTCCGGGTGGATGCGGACATTCTGGGCGGGCTGGTCGTACGCGTGGGCGACAAACTGATCGACGACAGCGTGCGTGGTCGCATCGACGCCCTGCGCCAATCGTTGGGAGTCAGGCGTTGA
- the atpG gene encoding ATP synthase F1 subunit gamma — MKRRIRSVKNIAQVTKAMEAVSASKMRRAQAQVHSTRPYAEKALEILSFLARLRGSEAKEQPLLQQREIKRVGLVLITADRGLAGGLNSNMIRFAVQHIRRWQDEGKQVEIIAVGKKGRDWMRRFGPPTRAEFIGLGDRPTSSFIGKGGMQVSQSVSVGPISRLVIDDFTGDRYDAIYLGFTRFYSTVRQEPMLRQLLPIIPEEENEVKMAADYIFEPDVATVLDQALAGFTEVQILQALYEAIASEHSARMVAMRNATDAAEELMADLTLTYNKARQQSITMALLDIAGAVNAVQTS, encoded by the coding sequence ATCAAGCGGCGTATCCGCAGCGTCAAGAACATCGCCCAGGTGACAAAGGCGATGGAGGCCGTCTCGGCCTCCAAGATGCGCCGCGCCCAGGCTCAGGTGCATTCCACCCGCCCCTATGCCGAAAAGGCGCTGGAGATCCTGTCGTTCCTGGCTCGGCTGCGCGGCTCTGAGGCCAAAGAGCAGCCCTTGCTCCAGCAGCGCGAGATCAAGCGCGTCGGCCTGGTGCTGATCACCGCCGACCGTGGTCTGGCCGGGGGGCTAAACAGCAACATGATCCGCTTTGCCGTGCAACACATCCGCCGCTGGCAGGACGAAGGCAAGCAGGTCGAGATCATCGCCGTTGGCAAGAAGGGTCGCGACTGGATGCGCCGCTTTGGGCCGCCCACGCGGGCCGAGTTCATCGGCCTGGGCGACCGCCCCACCAGCAGTTTCATCGGCAAGGGCGGCATGCAGGTGAGCCAGAGCGTTTCGGTCGGCCCCATTTCCCGGCTTGTGATCGACGACTTCACCGGCGACCGCTACGACGCCATCTATCTTGGCTTCACCCGCTTCTACAGCACCGTCCGCCAGGAGCCGATGCTGCGCCAACTGCTGCCCATCATCCCCGAAGAAGAAAACGAAGTCAAAATGGCGGCGGATTACATCTTCGAGCCGGATGTGGCCACCGTCCTCGACCAGGCCCTGGCTGGCTTCACCGAGGTGCAGATCTTGCAGGCTCTGTACGAGGCTATCGCCAGCGAGCATTCGGCCCGCATGGTGGCCATGCGCAATGCCACCGACGCCGCCGAAGAACTGATGGCCGACCTGACCCTGACCTACAACAAGGCCCGCCAACAATCGATCACGATGGCCCTGCTGGATATTGCCGGCGCCGTCAATGCCGTACAGACAAGTTAG
- a CDS encoding type II toxin-antitoxin system RelE/ParE family toxin has translation MEFSVEFYETADGRPVVEDELENLEGTAPVLYDLLVAGLNKLRRREYHRPPLCEPLGGGLFELRVGRKDIARAAWFFQSGQRIVVVRCFVKKSRKTPPGELELARKRMTEYLSRSSAGGA, from the coding sequence ATGGAGTTTTCCGTTGAGTTCTACGAAACAGCAGACGGCCGGCCCGTGGTCGAGGACGAACTGGAGAATCTCGAAGGCACTGCGCCGGTGCTCTACGATCTGCTGGTGGCAGGGCTGAATAAGCTGCGCCGCCGTGAATACCACCGGCCGCCGTTGTGCGAGCCACTTGGCGGTGGGCTGTTCGAACTGCGGGTGGGGCGCAAAGATATCGCCCGCGCTGCCTGGTTCTTCCAATCAGGACAACGGATTGTGGTGGTGCGCTGTTTCGTCAAGAAATCGCGCAAGACGCCGCCAGGTGAGCTTGAGTTGGCCCGCAAGCGGATGACCGAATATCTCAGCCGTTCATCGGCAGGAGGTGCATGA
- the atpD gene encoding F0F1 ATP synthase subunit beta — MSTNGTNGTEAKVAGRVVRVVGPVVDCAFPPGQLPDIFDAVEITFDDGHTLVCEVQQLLGDEQVRTVAMSTTDGLRRGMAAIATGGPITVPVGPATLGRIFDVSGNVLDDPSNPVTTEVFYPIHRSAPAFDEQSTQTELFETGIKVIDLIAPFTKGGKTGVFGGAGVGKTVIIQELIRNVAQVHSGYSVFAGVGERSREGNDLWHEMKDSGVLPSTVMVFGQMNEPPGARLRVGLTAVTMAEYFRDEGRDVLLFIDNIFRFVQAGSEVSALLGRLPSAVGYQPNLGTDMGELQERITSTKRGSITSMQAIYVPADDYTDPAPATTFAHLDATISLERALAEQALFPAIDPLASTSRILDPNVVGAEHYQVARGVQQTLQRYKDLQDIIAILGVEELSEDDKLTVARARKIQRFLTQPMFVAAQFTGREGRYVTIADNVRGFKEILEGKHDDLPESAFYMVGNIEEAVETAAKMRAEG; from the coding sequence ATGAGCACAAACGGTACGAATGGAACTGAAGCGAAAGTTGCCGGACGCGTGGTGCGCGTCGTCGGCCCTGTAGTGGACTGCGCCTTCCCGCCCGGCCAGCTACCCGACATCTTCGACGCGGTGGAGATCACCTTCGACGATGGTCACACCCTGGTTTGCGAGGTGCAGCAGCTCCTGGGCGATGAACAGGTGCGCACGGTGGCTATGTCCACCACCGATGGTTTACGTCGCGGCATGGCCGCCATCGCCACTGGCGGCCCGATCACCGTCCCCGTCGGCCCGGCCACCCTGGGCCGCATCTTCGACGTCAGCGGCAATGTGCTCGACGACCCCTCCAACCCGGTGACCACCGAGGTCTTCTACCCCATCCATCGCTCTGCCCCAGCCTTCGACGAGCAGTCGACCCAGACCGAGCTGTTCGAGACCGGCATCAAAGTCATCGACCTGATCGCCCCCTTCACCAAAGGCGGCAAGACGGGCGTGTTTGGCGGCGCCGGCGTGGGCAAAACCGTCATCATCCAGGAACTCATCCGCAACGTCGCCCAGGTGCACAGCGGCTATTCGGTCTTTGCCGGCGTGGGCGAGCGCAGCCGCGAGGGCAATGACCTCTGGCACGAGATGAAGGACTCTGGCGTGTTGCCCAGCACGGTCATGGTCTTCGGCCAGATGAACGAGCCGCCCGGCGCCCGCCTGCGCGTGGGCCTGACGGCCGTCACCATGGCCGAATACTTCCGCGACGAAGGCCGCGACGTGCTCCTGTTCATCGACAACATCTTCCGCTTCGTCCAAGCCGGCTCCGAGGTTTCGGCCCTGCTCGGCCGCCTGCCCAGCGCCGTCGGCTATCAGCCCAACCTGGGCACCGACATGGGCGAGTTGCAGGAGCGGATCACCTCGACCAAGCGCGGCTCGATCACCTCGATGCAGGCCATCTACGTCCCCGCCGACGACTATACCGACCCCGCCCCCGCCACCACCTTCGCCCATCTGGACGCCACCATCTCCTTGGAACGCGCCCTGGCCGAGCAGGCCCTGTTCCCCGCCATCGACCCGCTGGCCTCCACCAGCCGCATCCTCGACCCCAATGTGGTCGGGGCTGAGCACTATCAGGTGGCTCGCGGCGTCCAGCAGACCCTGCAACGTTACAAGGACTTGCAGGACATCATCGCCATCCTGGGCGTGGAAGAACTGAGCGAAGACGACAAACTGACCGTGGCCCGCGCCCGCAAGATCCAGCGTTTCCTCACCCAGCCGATGTTCGTGGCCGCCCAGTTCACCGGTCGCGAGGGCCGTTACGTTACCATCGCCGACAACGTGCGCGGCTTCAAGGAAATCCTGGAAGGCAAACACGACGACCTGCCCGAATCCGCCTTCTACATGGTCGGCAACATCGAAGAAGCCGTGGAAACGGCGGCCAAGATGCGGGCTGAGGGATAA
- a CDS encoding putative DNA binding domain-containing protein translates to MNLSELKAQVALGEDSRRQFKRDVTNIDSLAAEMAAFSNSEGGVIYLGVADDGELAGLTLADVARLNQLIANAASQHIRSPITVQTENLEVENGRLVIVLTVSKGIDRPYFDRNGVIWLKSGADKRRINSKEELRRLFQSVDQFHADELPTKAGIDKLDKLRFRDFLRDEYKLDYPDSPQERLTLLQNMNLAADDGQLNLAGVLLFAERPEWIKPQFIVKAIRYPGNAIHVSEYLDSEDFAGPLPQQFAGALAFVMRNLRKVQAGQGVNAPGAPEIPPTVFEELLVNALAHRDYLISAPIRLFVFDNRIEIISPGHLPDNLTVPKILAGNSIIRNPILVSYIAKGLLPYRGLGSGIKRALEDWPQIEFSDDRDGNLFTATVHRKEVIDAESDGGSEQTPVKTPVKTPVKTPEKILSLLKENPNWAIPDLAANIGKSESAVERAIRRLREQNRLQRIGPAKGGHWQVIG, encoded by the coding sequence ATGAACCTCAGCGAACTCAAAGCCCAGGTCGCCCTGGGCGAGGACAGCCGCCGCCAGTTCAAGCGCGATGTGACCAACATCGACAGTCTGGCGGCGGAGATGGCGGCCTTCTCCAACTCCGAAGGCGGCGTCATCTACCTGGGCGTGGCCGATGACGGCGAACTGGCAGGATTGACGCTCGCCGACGTTGCGCGCCTCAATCAGTTGATCGCCAACGCCGCCTCCCAACACATCCGCAGCCCGATCACGGTGCAGACCGAAAACCTGGAAGTGGAAAACGGGCGGCTGGTGATCGTCCTGACCGTCTCCAAGGGGATCGACAGGCCCTACTTCGACCGCAACGGCGTCATCTGGCTGAAGAGCGGCGCCGACAAACGCCGCATCAACTCCAAAGAGGAGCTACGCCGTCTGTTCCAGAGCGTCGACCAGTTCCACGCCGATGAACTGCCGACCAAAGCCGGCATCGACAAGCTCGATAAGCTGCGCTTCCGCGACTTTTTGCGCGATGAGTACAAGCTGGACTATCCCGACTCGCCCCAGGAGCGGCTGACGCTGCTGCAAAACATGAACCTGGCCGCCGATGACGGGCAGCTCAACCTGGCGGGAGTGCTGCTCTTTGCCGAGCGACCAGAATGGATCAAGCCGCAGTTCATCGTCAAGGCCATCCGCTATCCGGGCAACGCCATTCACGTCAGCGAATATCTGGACAGCGAGGACTTCGCCGGACCGCTGCCACAGCAGTTCGCCGGCGCGCTGGCCTTTGTCATGCGCAACCTGCGCAAAGTGCAGGCCGGGCAGGGGGTCAACGCACCGGGCGCGCCGGAGATTCCGCCCACGGTCTTCGAGGAACTGCTGGTCAATGCCCTGGCGCATCGCGACTATCTGATCAGCGCGCCGATCCGCCTCTTTGTCTTCGACAACCGCATCGAGATCATCAGCCCGGGCCACCTGCCCGACAACCTGACCGTGCCGAAGATTCTGGCGGGCAACTCCATCATCCGCAACCCCATCCTGGTCTCCTATATCGCCAAGGGCTTGCTGCCCTACCGTGGTCTCGGCTCAGGCATCAAGCGGGCGTTGGAGGATTGGCCGCAGATCGAGTTTAGCGATGATCGAGATGGCAACCTGTTCACCGCCACGGTTCACCGAAAAGAGGTGATTGATGCTGAGAGTGACGGGGGTAGCGAACAAACGCCGGTGAAAACGCCGGTGAAAACGCCGGTGAAAACGCCAGAAAAGATTCTGTCGCTGTTGAAGGAAAACCCCAACTGGGCTATTCCTGACCTTGCGGCGAACATCGGGAAATCAGAAAGCGCGGTCGAGCGAGCCATCCGCCGCTTGCGCGAACAGAATCGCTTGCAGCGCATCGGCCCCGCCAAGGGTGGACATTGGCAAGTGATCGGCTGA
- the atpA gene encoding F0F1 ATP synthase subunit alpha, producing the protein MAVALDDFTRQLKEQIQHFQAPRRTVDVGTVAEVGDGIARIQGLRNCMASELVEFNDGTLGIALNLDQETVGAIIMGEYSGIQEGDLVRSTGRIASVPVGEALIGRVVNAVGQPIDGKGPIETDSFRSVERIAPNVVTRKGVDTPVQTGIKAIDAMIPIGRGQRELIIGDRQTGKTAVAIDTIINQKGKDLVCIYVAIGQKRASVAQVVATLEKYGAMEHTIIVSATASEPAALQYLAPYAGCAMGEEFMEQGKDALIVYDDLSKHAWAYRQVSLLLRRPPGREAYPGDVFYLHSRLLERAAKLAPEYGGGSLTALPVIETQAGDVSAYIPTNVISITDGQIYLESDLFYAGIRPALNVGLSVSRVGSAAQTKAMKQVAGRMKLELAQGRELAAFAQFGSDLDKSTQRQLDRFQRLTQLLKQPQYVPVSLASQVMACYAGTRGFLDNVAIDRIPEWEQKFYQFAATTYPEIGNAIEREKKLSDETEDSLKLALGEFNKQFM; encoded by the coding sequence ATGGCAGTTGCCCTTGATGATTTCACCCGTCAACTCAAAGAACAAATCCAACATTTTCAGGCCCCCAGGCGCACGGTAGACGTGGGCACGGTGGCCGAGGTGGGCGATGGCATCGCCCGCATCCAGGGTCTGCGCAATTGCATGGCCAGCGAGCTGGTCGAGTTCAACGACGGCACCCTGGGCATCGCCCTCAACCTGGATCAAGAAACCGTCGGCGCCATCATCATGGGCGAATACAGCGGCATTCAGGAAGGCGACCTGGTGCGCAGCACCGGCCGCATTGCCTCTGTCCCCGTCGGCGAGGCTTTGATCGGCCGCGTCGTCAACGCCGTCGGCCAACCGATCGATGGCAAAGGCCCGATCGAGACCGACAGCTTCCGTTCGGTCGAGCGCATCGCCCCCAACGTCGTCACCCGCAAGGGCGTGGATACGCCCGTGCAGACCGGCATCAAAGCCATCGACGCCATGATCCCCATCGGTCGCGGCCAGCGCGAGCTGATCATCGGCGACCGCCAGACCGGCAAGACCGCCGTCGCCATCGACACCATCATCAACCAGAAAGGCAAAGACCTGGTCTGCATCTATGTCGCCATCGGCCAGAAACGGGCCAGCGTGGCGCAGGTGGTGGCGACGCTGGAGAAATACGGGGCGATGGAGCACACCATCATCGTCTCGGCCACAGCCTCCGAGCCGGCCGCCCTCCAATATCTGGCCCCCTATGCCGGTTGCGCCATGGGCGAAGAATTCATGGAGCAGGGCAAGGACGCGCTGATCGTCTACGACGACCTCAGCAAGCACGCCTGGGCCTATCGCCAGGTTTCGTTGCTGCTGCGCCGCCCGCCCGGTCGCGAGGCCTACCCCGGCGATGTCTTCTATCTTCACAGCCGCCTGCTGGAGCGAGCCGCCAAGCTGGCCCCCGAATACGGCGGCGGGTCGCTCACGGCCCTACCGGTGATCGAAACCCAGGCCGGCGATGTCTCGGCCTACATCCCCACCAACGTCATCTCCATCACCGACGGCCAGATCTATCTGGAGTCCGACCTTTTCTATGCCGGCATCCGCCCGGCCCTCAACGTCGGCCTCTCAGTTTCGCGCGTGGGTTCTGCCGCCCAGACCAAAGCCATGAAACAGGTGGCCGGCCGCATGAAGCTGGAACTGGCGCAGGGCCGTGAACTGGCCGCCTTCGCCCAGTTCGGCTCCGATCTGGACAAATCCACCCAGCGCCAGCTCGACCGCTTCCAGCGCCTGACCCAGTTGCTCAAGCAGCCGCAATATGTCCCGGTCAGCCTGGCCAGCCAGGTGATGGCCTGTTACGCCGGCACGCGCGGCTTCCTCGATAACGTCGCCATCGACCGCATCCCCGAATGGGAGCAGAAATTCTACCAGTTCGCGGCGACGACCTATCCCGAAATCGGCAACGCCATCGAACGTGAGAAAAAGCTCTCGGATGAAACCGAAGACAGCCTGAAACTGGCGCTCGGCGAATTCAACAAACAGTTCATGTAA
- a CDS encoding F0F1 ATP synthase subunit A: MGGKSCRTLIVENIVLILIVLALFVVGALVRVPLPTILLPAEQIPGLNLLGLPITNTLIATILADITVLAVTFFAVRKVREVPQGLQNLIEWVVETFDNMLTDIAGKTKARKWLPIFMTILLFLLVANWWELVPGFDSIGYLEPLEVAYAKSDGTVSFGYEKGTFVGLPSLVNKNVKLTAEEKAQVEEDYKHAKEAGEEYHPHEEHASGGYVLLPFLRAAATDLNLPLALALISVVLAQAIGMQHLGRKYWRRFLNPVITGIKPIDIFVGLLEAVSEIAKIVSFSFRLFGNIFAGQVLLFVMPFLIAFLVPVPFFGLELFVGFMQAFVFAILTFIFLEQATHSHAGDAHH; this comes from the coding sequence GTGGGTGGAAAGTCCTGTCGTACCCTCATCGTCGAGAACATTGTCCTCATCCTGATCGTCCTGGCGCTGTTTGTCGTGGGCGCTTTGGTCCGCGTCCCCTTGCCCACCATCCTGCTCCCGGCCGAGCAGATTCCGGGCCTCAATCTCCTGGGATTGCCGATCACCAACACCCTCATCGCCACCATCCTGGCGGACATCACCGTCCTTGCCGTCACTTTCTTTGCCGTGCGCAAGGTGCGCGAGGTGCCCCAGGGTCTGCAAAACCTGATCGAATGGGTGGTAGAGACTTTCGACAACATGCTGACCGACATCGCCGGCAAGACGAAGGCTCGCAAATGGCTGCCGATCTTCATGACCATCCTGTTGTTCCTGCTGGTGGCCAACTGGTGGGAACTGGTGCCCGGCTTCGATAGCATCGGCTACCTGGAGCCGCTGGAGGTGGCCTACGCCAAATCGGACGGAACCGTGAGCTTTGGCTACGAAAAGGGTACGTTCGTGGGCCTGCCCTCGTTGGTGAACAAAAACGTCAAACTCACCGCCGAAGAGAAGGCGCAAGTCGAAGAGGACTACAAACACGCCAAAGAGGCGGGCGAGGAATACCATCCGCACGAAGAACACGCCTCCGGCGGCTATGTCCTGCTCCCCTTCCTGCGCGCCGCCGCCACCGACCTCAACCTGCCGCTGGCCCTGGCCCTGATCTCGGTCGTCCTGGCGCAGGCCATCGGTATGCAGCACCTGGGCAGGAAATACTGGCGGCGTTTTCTCAATCCGGTGATCACGGGCATCAAACCGATCGATATCTTCGTCGGCCTGCTTGAGGCCGTCTCCGAGATCGCCAAGATCGTCAGCTTCTCCTTCCGTCTTTTTGGCAATATCTTCGCCGGTCAGGTGCTGCTCTTCGTCATGCCCTTCCTGATCGCCTTCCTCGTCCCGGTGCCGTTCTTCGGCCTCGAACTCTTCGTTGGCTTCATGCAAGCCTTCGTCTTCGCCATCCTCACCTTCATCTTCCTGGAACAGGCCACCCACAGCCACGCCGGAGATGCCCATCATTAA
- the atpF gene encoding F0F1 ATP synthase subunit B produces the protein MAQLGINGPFLLAQIINFVVLFLLLRRFLFPPLVKMLDQRRQRIAEGLAAADVARKEAEGERARLMAQIEAERAEAQQRVAAASAQAERVKADILAEARREAEAIKTKAVEEAEAEKQRILAEAQKQIAELTVMATERVVRRGLDEKVQRQLIADFLSETSLN, from the coding sequence ATGGCGCAATTGGGTATCAATGGCCCGTTCCTGCTCGCACAGATTATCAACTTCGTTGTCCTCTTCCTGTTGCTCAGGCGCTTTCTGTTTCCGCCTCTGGTCAAGATGCTCGACCAGCGCCGACAGCGGATTGCCGAGGGCCTGGCGGCGGCGGATGTGGCCCGCAAAGAGGCCGAGGGCGAACGCGCCCGTCTGATGGCGCAGATCGAAGCCGAGCGGGCCGAGGCGCAACAGCGCGTGGCCGCCGCTTCGGCCCAGGCCGAGCGCGTCAAGGCCGACATCCTGGCCGAGGCTCGCCGCGAGGCCGAGGCCATCAAGACCAAAGCCGTCGAAGAGGCCGAAGCCGAGAAACAGCGCATCCTGGCCGAGGCGCAGAAGCAGATCGCCGAACTGACCGTGATGGCCACCGAGCGCGTGGTTCGCCGCGGGCTGGATGAGAAAGTTCAGCGGCAACTCATCGCCGATTTCCTCTCCGAAACGAGTTTGAACTGA
- the atpE gene encoding ATP synthase F0 subunit C: protein MTEILAPGLAIGLGAIGPGIGVGLLVMGALQAIGRNPEAAGEIRTNMILGIVFAEAIAIYALVVALLLIFVGAPGLS, encoded by the coding sequence ATGACTGAAATCCTTGCTCCCGGTCTCGCAATTGGTCTTGGCGCCATCGGCCCCGGCATCGGCGTCGGTTTGCTGGTGATGGGCGCGTTGCAGGCCATCGGTCGCAACCCTGAAGCCGCCGGCGAAATCCGCACCAACATGATCCTGGGCATCGTCTTCGCCGAAGCCATCGCCATCTACGCCCTTGTCGTCGCCCTCTTGCTGATCTTCGTGGGCGCGCCCGGCCTTAGCTGA